From Dehalococcoidia bacterium, the proteins below share one genomic window:
- a CDS encoding oxaloacetate decarboxylase has protein sequence MNNSEKRKKLREYLASDSCIQPASVFDPISSRIASDLGFDIGILGGSVASAVILGAPDLNLITSTELAGQVSR, from the coding sequence ATGAATAATTCTGAGAAAAGAAAAAAACTACGCGAATATCTAGCAAGTGACAGTTGCATACAACCTGCGTCAGTATTTGATCCAATATCGTCACGCATTGCATCTGATTTAGGCTTTGATATTGGAATTCTTGGAGGTTCAGTAGCAAGTGCAGTTATTCTGGGTGCACCAGATCTTAATTTAATTACTTCGACCGAGCTAGCTGGACAGGTATCCCGTAT